Part of the Streptomyces sp. WMMC500 genome is shown below.
GAACAGCCCCGTGATCCGCCCGGCGTGCAGCCGGAACGACACGTCGCGGAACTCCCCCGGCCGGCTGAGGCCCTCGACCGCCAGCAGCGCCGGGCCCGCCTCGGTGCGCTTCGCCGGGTACAACTGCCCGGTGCTGCGGCCGGCCATGAGCCGGATCAGCCGGTCCTCGTCGGTGTCCGCCGGCACCGTACGGGCGACCACCCGGCCGTCCTTCAGCACGGCGATCGAGTCGGCCAGCTCGCCGATCTCGGCCAGCCGGTGGGACACGTAGACGATCAGCACTCCTTCGTCGCGCAGCCGCCGCACGAGCGCGAAGAGCGCCTGCAGATCGGTGCCCGCCAGCACCGCGGAGGGCTCGTCGAGGATCAGCACCCGGGGCCGGCCCGCCGCCAGCGCCTTGGCGATCTCCACCATCTGCCGCCGGGCGACGCTCAGCCGGCCGGCCCGGGCGCGCGGGTCGACGGCGCCGAAGCCGATGCCCGCCAGGAGGTCGGCCGCGCGCGCGTGCGCGGCGCGCCAGTCGACGAGCCCGCCGAGCCGCCGCGGCAACTGTCCCAGCAGCAGGTTCTCGGTGACCGACAGCTCGGGGACCAGCGTCAGTTCCTGGTGCACGGTGCGGATGCCGTGGGCCCGGGCCGCGTGCGGGGAGCCGAACTCCACGCGCTCGCCGCCCACGTGCAGCTCGCCGGCGCTCATGGGCTCGGCCCCGGCGAGCACCTTGATGAGCGTCGACTTCCCGGCTCCGTTGGCGCCGACGAGGGCGAGCACCTCGCCGGCGTGCCCGACGAGGTCGACGCCGTGGAGCACTTCCGTGCGGCCGTACGACTTGTGCACGTCGCGCATCCGCAGCACCTCGGGCCCGGTCGCGCGCTTCTGGGGGGCACTCATGCGAGCGCCTCCCGCACGATCACGGTCTTCTGCCGGGTGAACTCCCGCGCGGTGTCGTGCAGTCCCTCGCGGCTGCCGCCGGTGTCCCCGGGGCCGCCGAAGGGCAGGTTCTCGGCGCGCAGGGCGGTGGAGCCGTTGATCACGACGCCGCCGACCCGCAGCCGGGCGGCCACCGCGAACGCCCGCTGCAGGTCGCGGGTGTGGACGGCGGCCTGCAGCCCGTACGGGGAGTCGTTGGCCATCCGGACCGCGTCCATCGGGTCGGTGAACCGTGCGACGGGCGCGACCGGGCCGAAGATCTCCTCGGCCAGCGCGGGGCTGTCGTCCGGGACGTCGACCAGCACCGCCGGTTCGTAGAACGCCTTGCTGCGCCACCCGCCGGCCGCCCGCCGCGCGCCGTCGCGGATCAGCGCGGCCACCGCGGTCTCCACCCGCTCGGCGGCCTCCTCGCTGATCAGCGGGCCGACGTCGGTGCCCGGCGCCAACTGGTCGCCGACGGTCAGGCGGATGGTGCGGGCCAGCAGGGCGTCCACGAACTCGTCGTGCACGGCTTCCTGGACGTACACGCGCTTGACGGCGCAGCAGATCTGGCCGTTGCCGCGGGCGAGCCGGCCGAGCACGACGGCCTCGGCGGCGGCGTCGAGGTCCGCGTCGTCGCAGACGATGAGCGCGTCGTTGCCGCCCAGCTCCAGGTGGGTCTTCTTCAGCGTCGCCGCCGCGCGGCGGGCGATCTCGCGGCCGGCCGCGGTGCTGCCGGTGAGGCTGACGGCGGCGATGGACGGGTCGTCGGCGAGCCGGCGGGAGACGTCGGGGCCGCCGGTGAACACCTGGTGCGCCTCCGGCGGGAAGCCGGCCGCGGCGACCAGTTCGGCGACGCGCAGCACGGTCAGCGGGCAGCGCGCCGGGGCCTGGACGACGACGGCGTTGCCGGCGGCGAGCGCGGCGCCGGCCTTGTGGGCGTACAGCTCGACGGGGTAGTTGAACGGCACGAGTGCGGCGATCGGGCCGAGCGGCTCGGTGAGCGTCACGGCGAGGTCGCGCTCCAGGCCGGGTACGGCGTCCAGCGGGATCTGGCGCCCGAACAGCCGGGTGGCCTCCCCGGCGAAGCCGCGGAAGATGCGGGCGGCGGCGGCAAGCTCCTCCGATGTCTGGGCGAGGGGCTTGCCGTTCTCGGCGGCGAGCAGGGCGGCGAGTTCGGCGGTGTGCGCGTCGAGCAGCGCGGCGACCCGAGTGAGCAGCGCGGCCCGCTGGTGGGCGGGCATCGCGGCCATGGCGCGCTGCCCGCGTACCGCCGACTCGGCCACGTGATCGATGTCTTCGGGGGTGAACTGCTTGACCTCACCCAGGTGCTCGCCGGTTCCTGGGTTGCGGACGTGACAGGTGGTCATGGCGGCTCTCCGTGAGGCAGCGGCGGCGTTCGAGATTCCGAACGGCGCGATGCTGGCAACGGCCTGTCAATTTGTCAATCCACCTGACTAATTAACATCCCACGTATTTCCCCAGGTCACGGTGGGAGCGCGCCCGGCCGCCCGCGCGGGGTGCGGGTCCGCGGCCTGGCGGGGACGCGTGGTCACGCCGGGCACGCGGCGGCAGCCGCGGGGGCCGGGGAGAAGCACACGGGACGGGGGGGGACGAACGGGACGCGGGAGCCACCCGGCCGCATACCGGGACCGGTAGGGGCGAGCGGCACGCGGGGCGCGCCTTGCAGGGCTCGCGTGGTCACGCCGGCCGTCCGGCGGCGGCCCGCCGGCACCGGCAGAAGCACACGCGACGGGGCCGAGCGGGGTGCCCGGCCGGCCGCACGCCGGGGCCGGGTGCGGCACGCGCGGCGGGGATGCGCCTCTCCACGGCTCGCGCGGTCACGGCGGACATCCGTCCGCCGGGGAGAAGCACACGGGAGGGGGGCCGCGCGGGACCGCGCTCGTGCCGCGGTCCCGGCTCACCTACCAGGCGTCAGCCCGCCGGGACCTGGGGGCCCTCGGCGGTCAGACCTTCCAGGGCATCTCCAGGCCGAACTCGTACAGATAGATCGCGAGCAGCACGCCGCAGATCACCAGGCCGACGGCCGTCAGGATGGCGTTGCGGCGGCGGACCTTCGGGTCGAGGGCGCGCTGCGCGGCCTCGGTGACCTTCCGCTTGGTCCAGCGAAGGATTATCTGCGCCCACACGAACTCCGTCGCCCAGACGGCCATGCCCGCGAAGATCACCAGCCAGCCGGGTCCCGGCAGCGGCAGCAGGATGATGCCGCCGCCGACTATGGCCAGGCCCACGATGAAGACCCCGACCTGCCAGCTCACGTGCAGCGCGCGCGAGCGCTGGATGAAGTGCGGCGCCCGGGACCCCCACGCCTGGTGCTCCGGAGTGTCCGGTTTCTCCGGCTCGTCCACCTTGGCCACCGGAGCGTCGGTGTCAGTCTTGTCCATCCTCTTGTCCCCCTGATCGCCACGCTCGCCATGCATGGAGACACGTTACGGGGTGAGAGTGCCGGAGCCGTCCACCGGACGGACCGTCATCCGGGGGTCGCCTCCTCCCCAGGGTGTACGACCACTCCCGTGGCCGAGAGGGCGCCCCTCGACCCGCTGTTGCCCAAAGCATGCGGTAGCCGGTTCCCGGCGGACGTCTGCTTCGCACAGCGGAACAGCGTCCGCCTGCGGGAGCGATTCCAGCCGACGGTCAGCGCGACAGCCACGTCCACGGTCGCGCCGGTCTTCACCCACTTCATGCCGTCTCCCCCTCTTCCGGTTCCGCACGGTGCTCTCGCCGCGACCGAACGGGGCCGAGGCTAGGCGCGGCGGGATCCGGCAGACAACGTGCACGGTGCGCAGTCGGGACGGGCCGGCCGGGCACGGTGCACGGATTCTCAGAAGGTTCTCAGGAATCCTTCACGGACGCCGGTCTGCACCCCTCCGCGACGGCGAGGGCCTGGGCGAGGTCGTAGACGCCGAAGCCGCTGGTGAGCAGGTCCCGGTTGAGCAGCACCTCGGCGGTGCGCAGCCGCGCCCTGACGGTGTTGCGGCTGATGCCGAGGCCGCGGGCGGCGCGCTGGGCGTCGGAGTTGGCGGCGACCCAGGCCCGTGCGGTGGTGCGGAGGGTGTCGTCCAGCGGGTGCAGGAAGGCCGCCGCCCAGTCCCTCGCGGGCTGCGAGCGGACCAGATCGCAGAAGGAGGGCGCGGCATCGCCGCCCCCGGCGTCGCCGATGCCGGGGGCGGCGGCCGGGGACGGGTCGGCGAGGGCCAGGGCGAGGTTGAGCAGAGCCCGGGAGACCACCTCGTCGAGGTCGAGGCCG
Proteins encoded:
- a CDS encoding sugar ABC transporter ATP-binding protein, whose translation is MSAPQKRATGPEVLRMRDVHKSYGRTEVLHGVDLVGHAGEVLALVGANGAGKSTLIKVLAGAEPMSAGELHVGGERVEFGSPHAARAHGIRTVHQELTLVPELSVTENLLLGQLPRRLGGLVDWRAAHARAADLLAGIGFGAVDPRARAGRLSVARRQMVEIAKALAAGRPRVLILDEPSAVLAGTDLQALFALVRRLRDEGVLIVYVSHRLAEIGELADSIAVLKDGRVVARTVPADTDEDRLIRLMAGRSTGQLYPAKRTEAGPALLAVEGLSRPGEFRDVSFRLHAGRITGLFGLVGAGRSELVRCVFGAEPPAAGSVRALPVRDEDALPSARFAGPRAAIDAGLALVTEDRQRSGLVLGLSAAENIGLTTLRTTTRGPLLDGRRRRREAADMVRRLDIRPGNCAALPVWTLSGGNQQKAVLAKWLLTSPRVLLLDEPTRGVDVATRAEIYRTLDELARGGMAVLLVSSDLTEVIGASDHVLVMHEGRIVADVPAEGATEDGVLAYAIGRAA
- a CDS encoding aldehyde dehydrogenase family protein; amino-acid sequence: MTTCHVRNPGTGEHLGEVKQFTPEDIDHVAESAVRGQRAMAAMPAHQRAALLTRVAALLDAHTAELAALLAAENGKPLAQTSEELAAAARIFRGFAGEATRLFGRQIPLDAVPGLERDLAVTLTEPLGPIAALVPFNYPVELYAHKAGAALAAGNAVVVQAPARCPLTVLRVAELVAAAGFPPEAHQVFTGGPDVSRRLADDPSIAAVSLTGSTAAGREIARRAAATLKKTHLELGGNDALIVCDDADLDAAAEAVVLGRLARGNGQICCAVKRVYVQEAVHDEFVDALLARTIRLTVGDQLAPGTDVGPLISEEAAERVETAVAALIRDGARRAAGGWRSKAFYEPAVLVDVPDDSPALAEEIFGPVAPVARFTDPMDAVRMANDSPYGLQAAVHTRDLQRAFAVAARLRVGGVVINGSTALRAENLPFGGPGDTGGSREGLHDTAREFTRQKTVIVREALA
- a CDS encoding TIGR02611 family protein translates to MDKTDTDAPVAKVDEPEKPDTPEHQAWGSRAPHFIQRSRALHVSWQVGVFIVGLAIVGGGIILLPLPGPGWLVIFAGMAVWATEFVWAQIILRWTKRKVTEAAQRALDPKVRRRNAILTAVGLVICGVLLAIYLYEFGLEMPWKV